From one Bradyrhizobium sp. Ash2021 genomic stretch:
- the htpG gene encoding molecular chaperone HtpG: MTTTTAPESQPFQAEVAELLHLMVHSVYSETDIFLRELISNASDACDKLRYEAIAAPDLISDGAPPKIRIQPDKKADTLSVVDSGIGMDRQELIDNLGTIARSGTKSFLSRLTEAKDGANLIGQFGVGFYSAFMVADRIMVTSRRAGADEAWTWSSSGGSGFEIAPASEEDGKRVARGTEIVLHLKKDAAKYLETYEIERIVRAYSDNIQFPIELVPEEGEPRQINSASALWQRPKSELTAEDYKQAYQSIAGAFDEPAMTLHYRAEGRQSYAVLLFAPSTKPFDLFDQARKGKVKLYVRRVFIADDADLLPAYLRFIRGVIDSEDLPLNISREMLQNNPQLTQIRKAVTSRVIGELESLGDKEPETFAKIWDAFGAVIKEGLWEDYERREKLLALSRFTTTSGEKRSIKQYVEDLKPNQTEIYYLTGDSIERLKSNPKLESARARGIEVLLLTDPVDAFWTSAPLDFGGKPLKSLSQGDVDFGLIPLLEEKADDKKEDSAADEAATIAVIKDTLGDRVSDVRASQRLTSSASCLVAGGDGRDRMLERLLAQQNKGSVTKPILEINMRHPLVAAISGAKDAAADLSLLLLEQAQILDGDLPDDPAAFAGRLNQLVLRGLAKG, translated from the coding sequence ATGACCACTACCACCGCCCCCGAATCCCAGCCGTTCCAGGCCGAGGTCGCCGAACTCCTGCACCTGATGGTGCATTCGGTTTATTCGGAGACCGATATTTTCCTGCGCGAGTTGATCTCGAATGCGTCGGATGCCTGCGACAAGCTGCGCTATGAGGCGATCGCCGCGCCCGATCTGATTTCCGACGGCGCGCCGCCCAAAATCCGCATCCAGCCCGACAAAAAGGCGGACACACTCTCGGTGGTCGACAGCGGCATCGGCATGGACCGGCAGGAGCTGATCGACAATCTCGGCACCATTGCGCGCTCCGGCACCAAATCCTTCCTGTCCCGCCTCACCGAGGCCAAGGACGGCGCCAATTTGATCGGCCAGTTCGGCGTCGGCTTTTATTCCGCCTTCATGGTCGCCGACCGCATCATGGTCACCAGCCGCCGCGCCGGCGCCGATGAGGCGTGGACCTGGTCCTCATCGGGCGGCAGCGGTTTTGAGATCGCGCCGGCCAGCGAGGAAGACGGCAAGCGGGTCGCGCGCGGCACCGAGATTGTGCTGCACCTGAAAAAGGACGCGGCAAAATATCTCGAGACCTACGAGATCGAGCGCATCGTCCGCGCCTATTCCGACAACATCCAGTTTCCGATCGAGCTGGTTCCCGAAGAAGGCGAGCCGCGCCAGATCAATTCCGCCAGCGCGCTGTGGCAGCGGCCGAAATCGGAGCTAACGGCGGAGGACTACAAGCAGGCTTACCAGTCGATCGCCGGCGCCTTCGACGAGCCGGCGATGACGCTGCATTACCGCGCCGAGGGACGGCAGTCCTATGCGGTGCTGCTGTTTGCGCCCTCGACAAAACCCTTCGACCTGTTCGACCAGGCGCGCAAGGGCAAGGTAAAACTCTATGTCCGCCGCGTCTTCATCGCCGACGACGCCGACCTGCTGCCGGCCTATCTGCGCTTCATCCGCGGCGTCATCGACAGCGAGGATCTGCCGCTCAATATTTCCCGCGAAATGCTGCAGAACAATCCGCAGCTGACGCAAATCCGCAAGGCCGTGACCAGCCGCGTCATAGGCGAACTCGAAAGCCTCGGCGACAAGGAGCCGGAGACGTTCGCAAAAATCTGGGACGCGTTCGGCGCCGTCATCAAGGAAGGCCTCTGGGAGGATTACGAGCGGCGCGAGAAATTGCTGGCGCTGTCGCGCTTCACCACGACCTCGGGCGAAAAGCGTTCGATCAAGCAATATGTCGAGGACCTGAAGCCGAACCAGACCGAGATCTATTATCTTACCGGCGACAGCATCGAGCGGCTGAAGTCGAACCCGAAGCTGGAATCCGCCAGAGCGCGCGGCATCGAGGTGCTGCTGCTGACTGATCCGGTCGACGCGTTCTGGACCTCGGCGCCGCTGGATTTCGGCGGCAAGCCGCTGAAGTCGCTGAGCCAGGGCGATGTCGATTTCGGCCTGATCCCGCTGCTCGAGGAGAAGGCCGACGACAAGAAGGAGGACTCCGCCGCCGACGAGGCCGCGACCATCGCCGTCATCAAGGATACGCTCGGCGATCGCGTCTCCGACGTGCGGGCATCGCAGCGGTTGACGTCGAGCGCGTCATGTCTGGTCGCCGGCGGTGACGGGCGCGATCGCATGCTGGAGCGGCTGCTGGCGCAGCAGAACAAAGGCTCGGTCACAAAGCCAATCCTCGAGATCAACATGCGCCATCCGCTGGTCGCGGCGATTTCCGGCGCAAAGGACGCGGCCGCGGATCTGTCGTTGCTGCTGCTGGAGCAGGCGCAAATCCTCGACGGCGATTTGCCGGACGACCCGGCGGCGTTCGCGGGCCGGCTCAATCAGCTGGTGCTGCGCGGGCTGGCGAAGGGATAG
- a CDS encoding MBL fold metallo-hydrolase produces the protein MPFWTCEQCGAQFPENAAPPPSCLICEDERQFVNWKGQAWLTREELAKRHKLVWRDDLGILGIGVEPSFAIGQRALLVPDPDGVVMWDCIPLVSSEAVDHVRSLRGLKAIAISHPHYYGAVADWSEAFGGVPVYLHGDDRQWITRPHPAIVPWSGESHRISDDIVLVRTGGHFAGGTIMHWRAGADGRGALLTGDVAMVAMDRRSLSFMYSYPNYIPMNAASVRRIAGAVEPLAFDRIYGAWWGRNIAAGAKAAFDASVRRYLAAISD, from the coding sequence ATGCCGTTCTGGACGTGCGAACAATGCGGTGCCCAGTTTCCCGAAAACGCCGCGCCGCCCCCGTCATGCCTGATCTGCGAGGACGAGCGGCAGTTTGTGAACTGGAAAGGGCAGGCGTGGCTCACCCGGGAGGAACTGGCGAAACGCCATAAACTTGTCTGGCGCGACGATCTCGGAATTCTTGGGATCGGTGTCGAGCCGAGTTTTGCGATCGGGCAGCGCGCGCTGCTGGTTCCGGACCCGGATGGCGTCGTAATGTGGGATTGCATTCCCCTCGTCAGCAGCGAGGCGGTCGACCACGTCAGGTCGCTCCGCGGCCTGAAAGCGATCGCGATTTCTCATCCGCATTACTACGGCGCGGTCGCCGACTGGAGCGAGGCATTCGGCGGCGTGCCGGTCTATCTGCACGGCGACGATCGCCAGTGGATCACGCGGCCGCATCCCGCGATCGTGCCGTGGTCGGGGGAAAGCCATCGGATTTCCGACGACATTGTTCTGGTCCGCACCGGCGGGCATTTCGCCGGCGGCACGATCATGCATTGGCGCGCCGGCGCCGATGGCCGGGGGGCGCTGCTCACCGGCGATGTCGCCATGGTGGCGATGGACCGGCGATCCCTGAGCTTCATGTACAGCTATCCGAACTACATTCCCATGAATGCGGCGTCCGTGCGTAGGATAGCCGGCGCGGTCGAGCCGCTGGCGTTCGATCGCATCTACGGGGCGTGGTGGGGGCGCAATATCGCGGCGGGCGCGAAGGCGGCGTTCGATGCCTCGGTCCGGCGATATCTCGCGGCGATTTCGGATTAG
- a CDS encoding DUF2278 family protein: protein MTLAYGYVKTKVTSEPIMQPSRHGHETQYHLHCNLQVDGATWDVAVNVGTNDADDLLKYKLAFDFRHPLIQTLEAAAAGSHDLTGQAALPALDFLRSDLLANTGKWRDSDVMDGSDTAEPAGSLKRLLSKAHQENLDVYIFGRFYSEGDGLHDVHLNQGSTQSFIHRPGNDSNDHNDVWQDGAVLVNVGNPEWAAYFSAFNQQLVPTDDLGNPLPGGATI from the coding sequence ATGACCCTTGCCTATGGATACGTCAAGACCAAGGTGACTTCGGAGCCAATCATGCAGCCGTCGCGTCACGGGCACGAAACCCAGTATCACCTGCACTGCAATCTGCAGGTCGATGGCGCCACCTGGGACGTCGCCGTCAATGTCGGCACCAACGACGCCGACGATCTGCTCAAATACAAGCTCGCGTTCGATTTCCGCCACCCGCTGATCCAGACGCTGGAGGCCGCCGCTGCCGGCTCGCACGATCTGACCGGCCAGGCCGCACTTCCCGCGCTCGACTTCCTGCGCAGCGACCTGCTTGCCAATACCGGCAAATGGCGCGACAGCGACGTGATGGACGGTTCCGACACCGCCGAACCCGCGGGCTCGCTGAAGCGCCTGCTGTCGAAAGCGCATCAGGAAAATCTCGACGTCTATATCTTCGGCCGCTTTTACAGCGAAGGCGACGGCCTGCACGACGTCCACCTCAATCAGGGATCGACCCAGAGCTTCATCCATCGCCCGGGCAATGATTCCAACGACCACAACGACGTCTGGCAGGACGGCGCGGTGCTGGTCAATGTCGGCAATCCGGAGTGGGCGGCGTACTTCTCCGCGTTCAACCAGCAGCTGGTGCCGACCGACGACCTCGGCAATCCCCTGCCGGGTGGTGCTACGATTTGA
- a CDS encoding DUF2147 domain-containing protein, whose amino-acid sequence MACRFAFFVAMLLALPGALPARAQTAGDPSGLWLTQAGDAKVRVNKCGAGICGVVVWLREPTDPATGKPQVDDKNPNPALRQRPMIGLPLFGGMRATAPGKWSGQIYNADDGSTYASNVSVTGQDTLRVEGCVGALCGGENWTRAGR is encoded by the coding sequence ATGGCCTGCAGATTCGCATTTTTCGTTGCAATGTTACTGGCGTTGCCGGGCGCATTGCCCGCGCGCGCGCAGACTGCCGGCGATCCGTCCGGCCTCTGGCTGACGCAAGCCGGCGATGCCAAAGTGCGCGTCAACAAATGCGGCGCCGGGATTTGCGGCGTCGTGGTCTGGCTGCGCGAGCCGACCGATCCCGCCACCGGCAAACCTCAGGTCGATGACAAGAACCCCAATCCGGCCCTGAGGCAGCGCCCGATGATCGGGCTTCCGCTGTTCGGCGGCATGCGCGCCACCGCGCCCGGCAAATGGTCCGGCCAGATCTACAACGCCGACGACGGCAGCACTTATGCCAGCAACGTCTCGGTGACGGGTCAGGACACGCTCAGGGTCGAAGGCTGCGTCGGCGCACTGTGCGGCGGCGAAAACTGGACGCGGGCGGGACGCTAA
- a CDS encoding DUF3095 domain-containing protein, whose protein sequence is MTDGSDTFYGGIPVFRGFGSLMDPALYSPLPDDWSIGVADIVESTKAIAAQRYKAVNMAGASVIAAVTNALDGREFPFVFGGDGASFAVSPGDLERAREALAATATWVEESLDLVMRVALVPVAAVRANGLDVRVARFGPSPNLSYAMFSGGGLGWADAAMKRGEFAVQPASPGTQPDLSGLSCRFEEIPSARGLILSVLVVPAQGADPRAFRKVIEDVIALSERSPDAGRPVPPGGPPLRWPPQGVEYEARAARGGSLLKRRGVVLAVTLWAYVVMRFGIKVGNFVPKTYVQQVVENSDFRKYDDGLRMILDCTPELERALTQILVAAASSGIVRYGLHRQDAAMMTCFTPSVMRSDHIHFIDGARGGYASAATALKATPA, encoded by the coding sequence ATGACCGACGGCAGCGACACCTTCTACGGCGGCATTCCGGTCTTTCGCGGCTTTGGCAGCCTGATGGACCCGGCGCTGTATTCGCCGTTGCCGGACGACTGGAGCATCGGCGTCGCCGACATCGTGGAATCGACCAAGGCGATCGCGGCGCAGCGCTACAAGGCGGTCAACATGGCCGGCGCCTCCGTCATCGCCGCCGTCACCAATGCGCTTGACGGCCGCGAATTTCCCTTCGTGTTCGGCGGCGATGGCGCGAGCTTTGCGGTGTCGCCCGGCGATCTCGAACGCGCGCGCGAGGCGCTGGCGGCGACCGCGACCTGGGTCGAAGAAAGTCTCGACCTCGTGATGCGGGTGGCGCTGGTGCCGGTCGCGGCGGTCCGGGCAAACGGGTTGGATGTCCGCGTCGCCCGGTTCGGACCATCGCCCAATCTGTCCTATGCGATGTTTTCCGGCGGCGGTCTTGGCTGGGCAGATGCGGCGATGAAGCGCGGCGAGTTCGCGGTTCAGCCCGCGTCTCCGGGCACGCAGCCCGATCTCAGCGGGCTTTCGTGCCGGTTCGAGGAAATTCCTTCCGCGCGTGGTCTCATCCTCTCGGTGCTGGTGGTGCCGGCGCAAGGCGCCGATCCGCGCGCCTTCCGCAAGGTGATCGAGGACGTCATCGCGCTCTCCGAGCGCAGCCCCGACGCGGGACGTCCGGTGCCGCCGGGCGGTCCGCCGCTGCGATGGCCGCCGCAGGGTGTGGAATACGAGGCGCGTGCTGCGCGAGGCGGCTCGCTATTGAAGCGCCGCGGCGTGGTGCTTGCCGTTACCCTGTGGGCCTATGTCGTCATGCGCTTCGGCATCAAGGTCGGCAACTTCGTGCCGAAAACCTACGTGCAGCAGGTGGTGGAGAATTCCGACTTCCGCAAATATGACGACGGGTTGCGGATGATCCTCGACTGCACGCCGGAACTCGAGCGTGCGCTGACGCAGATTCTGGTGGCGGCAGCCTCAAGCGGGATCGTGCGCTATGGCCTGCACCGGCAGGACGCCGCGATGATGACCTGCTTCACGCCGTCGGTGATGCGCAGCGACCACATCCACTTCATCGACGGCGCGCGCGGCGGCTATGCCTCGGCGGCGACCGCGCTGAAGGCGACGCCTGCTTGA